A genomic segment from Stenotrophomonas maltophilia encodes:
- a CDS encoding alpha/beta fold hydrolase: MPLLTHHDIGTGFPIVLGGSYLWGRDMWAPQVELLSRRYRLILPELPGHDNDLPLSAAFTSPACLAREVGRLLDALGIRQYAVAGLSVGGMWAAELTLQRPEQVRSLILMDTYLGAEPEASRQRYFGMLDMIEQLGCIPEAMADQIVPLFFRPGIATDDPIRLLFLQRLLSWPRERLLNAVVPLGRLIFGRPDRLGALKDLDRETTLILSGEQDLPRPLTEAQQMARVIGCRLQSIPGAGHISTLENPAFTSVQLDAWLRQSLHVAC; the protein is encoded by the coding sequence TTGCCCCTACTCACCCATCACGATATCGGCACCGGCTTTCCCATCGTCCTTGGCGGCAGCTATCTCTGGGGCCGCGACATGTGGGCGCCGCAGGTCGAGCTGTTGTCGCGGCGCTACCGCCTGATCCTTCCGGAGCTGCCCGGCCACGACAACGATCTGCCGCTGTCAGCCGCCTTCACCTCACCGGCGTGCCTCGCACGCGAAGTCGGCCGTTTGCTGGATGCGTTGGGCATCCGGCAGTACGCGGTGGCTGGCTTGTCGGTCGGCGGCATGTGGGCGGCGGAACTGACGCTGCAGCGCCCCGAGCAGGTCCGCTCGCTGATCCTGATGGACACCTACCTCGGTGCGGAACCGGAGGCCTCCCGGCAACGCTACTTCGGCATGCTCGACATGATCGAACAGCTGGGCTGCATCCCCGAAGCCATGGCCGACCAGATCGTGCCGCTGTTCTTCCGCCCGGGCATCGCCACCGACGATCCGATCCGGTTGCTGTTCCTGCAACGGCTGCTGTCCTGGCCTCGCGAGCGCCTGCTGAACGCGGTGGTTCCGCTGGGTCGCCTGATCTTCGGTCGCCCGGACCGGCTGGGCGCATTGAAGGATCTGGACCGGGAAACAACGCTGATCCTGAGCGGCGAACAGGACCTGCCACGCCCGCTGACCGAAGCGCAGCAGATGGCCAGGGTGATCGGTTGCCGCCTGCAATCGATACCCGGCGCGGGGCATATCTCGACCCTGGAGAATCCCGCCTTCACCAGCGTGCAGCTGGATGCATGGTTGCGGCAGTCGCTGCACGTCGCCTGCTAG